One part of the Candidatus Eisenbacteria bacterium genome encodes these proteins:
- a CDS encoding insulinase family protein: MPNRVQWPGLRGIAVWGLVAGLLALAPAARAAAKPAPARPGAPAPVRTGLEAIEKQVKEFTLANGFKMIVLERHDAPIFSFVTMVNAGSANENTGTTGLAHMMEHMAFKGTPTVGTSDYSKEKPLMDAVESAWQGVLAERRKGYRADSTRMAAAQAAFKDAQEASFKYVVSNEFSKILERNGVQGMNAYTADDVTAYHYSLPSNRLELWAMLEGDRMANPTFREFYKERDVVYEERRMRTESSPIGRLIDEFIHAAFVAHPYGFGGIGHPSDLKTFSAAQGADFYKKYYVAKNMACAIVGDVKFEDVQKYAQQNYSVLSDAPVPPGPDTQEPPQSAERRVILEDPAQPIVVIGWHIPAVTDPSFTAYEALGSLLGGGSYSRLNKVLVKEKKIAVQAQAFPGFPGNKYPSLFGILVVPAAGQDPLAVEKAVYDVIDEVMTSKPFTQEELDGYKVRTRAQMVGSAESREDLASELAQAQTLFGDWREFFRQAERVQGLTVQDLTDAMKRTMVKSNRTVGLIVNAKTETASGGGQK; the protein is encoded by the coding sequence ATGCCCAACAGGGTCCAATGGCCCGGATTGCGCGGCATCGCGGTGTGGGGGCTGGTGGCGGGGCTGCTGGCGCTCGCCCCGGCCGCCCGCGCGGCGGCCAAGCCCGCGCCGGCCCGTCCCGGCGCCCCCGCCCCGGTCCGCACGGGTCTCGAGGCGATCGAGAAGCAGGTGAAGGAATTCACCCTGGCCAACGGCTTCAAGATGATCGTCCTGGAGCGCCACGACGCGCCTATCTTCAGCTTCGTGACCATGGTGAACGCCGGCTCGGCCAACGAGAACACCGGCACCACCGGCCTGGCGCACATGATGGAGCACATGGCATTCAAGGGCACCCCCACGGTCGGCACCTCCGACTACTCGAAGGAGAAGCCGCTCATGGATGCGGTCGAGAGCGCCTGGCAGGGCGTGCTGGCCGAGCGACGCAAGGGCTATCGCGCGGACAGCACCCGGATGGCGGCGGCCCAGGCGGCCTTCAAGGACGCGCAGGAGGCCTCCTTCAAGTACGTGGTGTCCAACGAGTTCTCCAAGATCCTGGAGCGCAACGGCGTGCAGGGCATGAACGCCTACACCGCCGACGATGTCACCGCCTATCACTACAGCCTGCCCTCCAACCGCCTCGAGCTGTGGGCGATGCTGGAGGGGGACCGGATGGCCAACCCCACGTTCCGCGAGTTCTACAAGGAGCGCGACGTGGTCTACGAGGAGCGGCGCATGCGCACCGAGTCCTCGCCCATCGGCCGTCTGATCGACGAGTTCATCCACGCGGCGTTCGTGGCGCACCCGTACGGCTTCGGCGGGATCGGCCACCCCTCGGACCTCAAGACCTTCAGCGCCGCGCAGGGCGCGGACTTCTACAAGAAGTACTACGTGGCGAAGAACATGGCCTGCGCCATCGTGGGCGACGTGAAGTTCGAGGACGTGCAGAAGTACGCGCAGCAGAACTACTCGGTGCTTTCCGACGCGCCGGTGCCCCCGGGACCGGACACCCAGGAGCCGCCGCAGTCGGCCGAGCGGCGCGTGATCCTGGAGGACCCCGCGCAGCCCATCGTGGTGATCGGCTGGCACATCCCCGCGGTCACCGACCCCTCCTTCACGGCGTACGAGGCCCTGGGCAGCCTGCTGGGCGGTGGCAGCTACTCGCGCCTGAACAAGGTGCTGGTCAAGGAGAAGAAGATCGCGGTGCAGGCGCAGGCGTTTCCGGGCTTCCCGGGCAACAAGTATCCCAGCCTGTTCGGCATCCTGGTGGTGCCCGCCGCGGGGCAGGACCCGCTGGCGGTGGAGAAGGCCGTCTACGACGTCATCGACGAAGTCATGACCAGCAAGCCCTTCACCCAGGAGGAGCTGGACGGCTACAAGGTCCGCACGCGGGCCCAGATGGTGGGCTCGGCGGAGTCCCGCGAGGACCTGGCCTCGGAGCTGGCCCAGGCCCAGACGCTGTTCGGCGACTGGCGCGAGTTCTTCCGCCAGGCCGAGCGGGTTCAGGGGCTGACGGTCCAGGACCTCACCGACGCCATGAAGCGCACCATGGTCAAGAGCAACCGCACCGTGGGACTGATCGTGAACGCGAAAACCGAGACGGCCTCGGGCGGGGGGCAGAAGTGA
- a CDS encoding S9 family peptidase, producing MQRSLSALGLALVLALATASASASMGFAARPSGAPAPRAEKRPVTDVFHGAGVTEDYRWLEDIASPEVRTWSDGQNRHARSVLDRLPSVRAIRKRITELDRASSPDHYELSQRGGRLFAIKSEPPLQQPFLVTLGSVDDARSTRTVVDPNLLDPKGGTSIDWYVPSRDGRLVAVSLSEGGSESGTVHLYDVESGKALEDVIPRVNGGTAGGSLAWNEDATGFWYTRYPKEGERPKEDLDFYQQVYFHKLGTREGGDTYSIGHDFPRIAEVALQSSDDGRFVLASVENGDGGDYAHYLLGPDGTWKQIVKYGEKVPVVKFGGDGNLYLLSREGAPRGRLLRLAPGAGTLADAEPVVAEGEAAITEFEATATRIHVVGILGGPSRLDVHGLDGARLGSVPILPVSAVDGLTRLSGDEILFRNESYLDPPAWYRLSPAATTPVKTALFRTSPANFRDCEVVREYAVSRDGTRVPMSILLRKGAKRDGRNPALLYGYGGYGINMTPHFSTMVRAWVEQGGVYAVANIRGGSEFGEDWHTAGNLVQKQHVFDDFAACAKRLAEAKYTHPRRLALEGGSNGGLLMGAVLTQHPELMKAVVSHVGIYDMLRVELSPNGAFNVTEFGTVKDPEQFRALHAYSPYHHVRDGASYPATLFLTGENDPRVDPAHSRKMTARLQAASPGTTVLLRTSANSGHGIGSSRSERVEQEVDVYAFLFKELGVKYRPVAEKKLQRELPTR from the coding sequence ATGCAACGTTCCCTGTCCGCACTTGGGCTGGCGCTCGTGCTCGCGCTGGCCACCGCGAGCGCTTCCGCCTCCATGGGCTTCGCCGCCCGACCGTCCGGCGCCCCCGCACCCCGCGCCGAGAAACGCCCCGTCACCGATGTCTTCCACGGCGCGGGCGTCACCGAGGACTACCGCTGGCTGGAGGACATCGCCAGCCCGGAGGTCAGGACCTGGAGCGACGGCCAGAACCGCCACGCCCGCTCGGTGCTGGACCGGCTGCCCTCCGTGCGCGCCATCCGCAAGCGGATCACGGAACTCGACCGGGCCTCCTCACCCGACCACTACGAGCTGAGCCAGCGGGGCGGGCGGCTGTTCGCCATCAAGTCGGAGCCTCCGCTGCAGCAGCCCTTCCTGGTCACGCTGGGCTCGGTGGATGACGCCCGTTCCACGCGCACGGTGGTGGACCCCAACCTGCTCGACCCGAAGGGCGGAACTTCCATCGACTGGTACGTGCCTTCGCGCGACGGCCGGCTGGTGGCCGTGTCCCTGTCCGAGGGCGGCAGCGAGAGCGGCACCGTGCATCTCTACGACGTGGAGTCCGGCAAGGCCCTGGAGGATGTGATCCCGCGGGTGAACGGCGGCACCGCCGGCGGCAGCCTGGCCTGGAACGAGGACGCCACGGGTTTCTGGTACACGCGCTACCCGAAGGAGGGCGAGCGCCCGAAGGAGGACCTGGACTTCTACCAGCAGGTCTACTTCCACAAGCTCGGCACCCGCGAGGGCGGCGACACCTACAGCATCGGACACGACTTCCCGCGGATCGCCGAGGTGGCGCTGCAGTCCTCCGACGACGGGCGGTTCGTGCTGGCCAGCGTGGAGAACGGCGACGGCGGCGACTACGCCCACTACCTGCTCGGGCCCGACGGGACGTGGAAGCAGATCGTGAAGTACGGCGAGAAGGTCCCCGTGGTGAAGTTCGGGGGCGACGGGAACCTGTACCTGCTCTCCCGCGAAGGGGCGCCCCGCGGCCGCCTGCTGCGCCTGGCGCCGGGCGCGGGCACCCTGGCCGACGCGGAACCGGTGGTGGCCGAAGGCGAGGCCGCGATCACCGAGTTCGAGGCCACCGCGACCCGCATCCACGTGGTCGGCATCCTGGGCGGGCCGTCGCGGCTGGACGTGCACGGGCTGGACGGCGCACGGCTCGGGAGCGTGCCGATCCTGCCGGTCTCCGCCGTGGATGGGCTCACCCGTCTCTCCGGGGACGAAATCCTGTTCCGCAACGAGTCGTACCTCGATCCCCCCGCGTGGTACCGGCTCTCCCCCGCCGCCACGACCCCGGTCAAGACCGCGCTGTTCCGCACCTCCCCCGCGAACTTCCGGGACTGCGAGGTGGTGCGCGAATACGCCGTGTCCAGGGATGGCACGCGGGTGCCCATGAGCATCCTGCTCCGCAAGGGCGCGAAGCGCGACGGCCGCAACCCCGCGCTGCTCTACGGCTATGGCGGCTACGGCATCAACATGACCCCGCACTTCAGCACCATGGTGCGCGCGTGGGTGGAACAGGGCGGCGTGTACGCGGTGGCCAACATCCGCGGCGGCTCCGAGTTCGGGGAGGACTGGCACACCGCCGGCAACCTGGTGCAGAAGCAGCACGTGTTCGACGACTTCGCCGCCTGCGCGAAGCGCCTCGCCGAGGCGAAGTACACCCATCCCCGGAGACTGGCGCTGGAGGGCGGCAGCAACGGCGGTCTGCTGATGGGCGCGGTGCTCACGCAGCACCCGGAGCTGATGAAGGCGGTGGTGTCGCACGTGGGGATCTACGACATGCTGCGCGTGGAGCTCTCCCCCAACGGGGCATTCAACGTGACCGAGTTCGGCACCGTGAAAGACCCGGAGCAGTTCAGGGCGCTCCACGCCTACTCGCCCTATCACCACGTCCGGGATGGCGCGAGCTACCCCGCGACCTTGTTCCTGACCGGCGAGAACGACCCCCGGGTGGACCCGGCCCACTCGCGCAAGATGACCGCGCGACTGCAGGCGGCCTCCCCGGGGACCACCGTGCTGCTGCGCACCAGCGCCAACTCGGGGCACGGCATCGGCAGCTCCCGCAGCGAGCGCGTGGAGCAGGAGGTGGACGTGTACGCGTTCCTGTTCAAGGAACTGGGTGTGAAGTACCGCCCGGTGGCGGAGAAGAAGCTGCAGCGAGAGCTGCCGACGCGCTAG
- a CDS encoding YbaK/EbsC family protein, with translation MPATRLRAYLDENRVRYVSVSHSQAFTAQEIAASAHVPGKVMAKTVMVKLDGRMAMAVLPANHKVDLDVLRRSSRSHRVELASEADFKILFSDCEPGAMPPFGNLYGLPVYVEESLAENRDIVFNAGSHTEVIQLAYSDFARLVRPEVMPSLQHA, from the coding sequence ATGCCCGCCACCCGCCTCCGTGCCTACCTGGACGAGAACCGCGTCCGCTACGTCAGCGTGTCCCACTCACAGGCGTTTACGGCCCAGGAGATCGCCGCCTCCGCGCACGTGCCCGGCAAGGTAATGGCCAAGACCGTCATGGTGAAGCTCGACGGCCGCATGGCCATGGCGGTGCTTCCGGCCAACCACAAGGTGGACCTCGACGTGCTGCGCCGCAGCTCCCGGTCCCACCGGGTGGAACTGGCCAGCGAGGCCGACTTCAAGATCCTCTTTTCCGACTGCGAACCCGGGGCCATGCCTCCGTTCGGCAACCTCTACGGGCTCCCGGTCTACGTGGAGGAGAGCCTCGCGGAGAACCGCGACATCGTGTTCAACGCGGGATCACACACCGAGGTGATCCAGCTGGCGTACAGCGATTTTGCCCGGCTGGTCCGCCCGGAGGTGATGCCGTCGCTGCAGCACGCGTAA
- a CDS encoding PEP-CTERM sorting domain-containing protein: protein MRKPLLPMLALLLALAVASGPADAVTIINGTFTDPSGLVYGKYLQGSEDGGTSYDPTTYNYTLTGSFGGYGDARDWNWIHDSGGSVANVLTGLWFDLQGQANKLVVFPIIDHGPVGPESFEYDVYLSNDLLSWTEAKLDVLYDEGWSGNPNIADGWTTVWTAQSGQTFRYASVAWGNPGNPNPDYYYADGDAEIDAVAGLTEAGGAVPEPGTMLLLALGLVPLAAKLRKDR from the coding sequence ATGCGTAAACCACTTCTCCCCATGCTTGCCCTGCTGCTGGCCCTCGCCGTGGCCTCCGGTCCCGCAGACGCGGTGACCATCATCAACGGCACGTTCACCGACCCGTCCGGGCTGGTCTACGGGAAGTACTTGCAGGGCTCGGAAGACGGCGGGACTTCCTACGATCCCACCACCTACAACTACACGCTGACCGGCAGCTTCGGCGGCTACGGCGACGCCCGGGACTGGAACTGGATCCACGATTCCGGTGGCTCCGTGGCGAACGTGCTGACCGGCCTGTGGTTCGACCTGCAGGGCCAGGCCAACAAGCTGGTGGTGTTCCCGATCATCGACCATGGCCCGGTGGGCCCGGAGTCGTTCGAGTACGACGTGTACCTCTCGAACGACCTGCTCTCCTGGACCGAGGCGAAGCTGGACGTGCTCTACGATGAGGGCTGGTCGGGCAACCCCAACATCGCCGACGGCTGGACCACCGTGTGGACCGCCCAGTCGGGCCAGACCTTCCGCTATGCCTCGGTGGCCTGGGGCAACCCCGGCAACCCCAACCCGGACTACTACTACGCCGACGGGGATGCGGAGATTGACGCCGTGGCCGGCCTGACCGAGGCCGGCGGCGCGGTGCCCGAGCCCGGCACGATGCTGCTGCTGGCCCTGGGCCTGGTTCCGCTGGCGGCGAAGCTGCGCAAGGACCGCTAG